From a region of the Triticum aestivum cultivar Chinese Spring chromosome 7D, IWGSC CS RefSeq v2.1, whole genome shotgun sequence genome:
- the LOC123164003 gene encoding peroxidase 2-like produces MAAAWLRLSVALTCALLLSSACHGLQVGYYKKTCPRVEAIVREEVKRFVYKNAGIGAGLIRMFFHDCFVQGCDASVLLDPTPANPQPEKLSPPNFPSLRGFEVIDAAKDAVEKACPGVVSCADIVAFAGRDAAYFLTRMTMKINMPAGRLDGRVSNSTEALDNLPPPVFNLDQLIASFAAKGLTAEDMVVLSGAHTIGVSHCSSFVSDRLAVPSDINTGFANVLRRQCPASPSSANDPTVNQDVVTPNALDNQYYKNVLAHKVLFTSDAALLATPATTQMVRDSANIPGQWEAKFNKAMVKMGAIEVKTAYQGEIRRNCRVVNH; encoded by the coding sequence ATGGCTGCCGCCTGGCTTAGGCTCTCTGTTGCGCTGACATGCGCATTGCTCTTGTCGTCGGCGTGCCATGGCCTGCAGGTTGGCTACTACAAGAAGACGTGCCCCCGCGTGGAGGCCATCGTGAGGGAGGAGGTGAAGCGCTTCGTCTACAAGAACGCCGGCATCGGCGCCGGCCTCATCCGCATGttcttccacgactgcttcgtccaGGGGTGCGACGCCTCCGTCCTCCTCGACCCGACGCCGGCCAACCCGCAGCCCGAGAAGCTCAGCCCTCCCAACTTCCCCAGCCTCCGCGGCTTCGAGGTCATCGACGCCGCCAAGGACGCCGTCGAGAAGGCGTGCCCCGGCGTCGTCTCCTGCGCGGACATCGTCGCCTTCGCCGGCCGTGACGCCGCCTACTTCCTCACCAGAATGACGATGAAGATCAACATGCCGGCCGGCCGCCTCGACGGGCGCGTCTCCAACTCCACGGAGGCCCTGGACAACCTCCCGCCTCCGGTCTTCAACCTCGACCAGCTCATCGCCAGCTTCGCCGCCAAGGGCCTCACCGCGGAGGACATGGTCGTGCTCTCCGGCGCCCACACCATCGGGGTGTCCCACTGCTCGTCCTTCGTCTCCGATCGCCTCGCCGTCCCCTCCGACATCAACACCGGCTTCGCCAACGTGCTGAGGAGGCAGTGCCCCGCCAGCCCAAGCTCGGCCAACGACCCCACGGTGAACCAGGACGTGGTGACCCCCAACGCGCTCGACAACCAGTACTACAAGAACGTCCTGGCGCACAAGGTGCTCTTCACGTCGGATGCCGCCCTGCTTGCCACGCCGGCGACGACCCAGATGGTGCGCGACAGCGCCAACATTCCCGGGCAGTGGGAGGCCAAGTTTAACAAGGCGATGGTCAAGATGGGAGCCATCGAAGTGAAGACCGCTTACCAGGGAGAGATcaggaggaactgcagggtcgtcAACCACTGA
- the LOC123171209 gene encoding flotillin-like protein 2, which yields MASFHVADASEYLAITGWGIDGVKLAKKAWVFVGQQCKKFNISPVNYEFEVHAMSAEKLPFILSAVCAIGPKITATGAKESDGKDLETQLLLYAKLTAPLDRSRKIHVQELVKGIVEGETRVLAAELTMEEIVKGSKAFKEKVFSRVQLELNQLGLVIDNADVKQLVEVPRHEFFSYLGQKTQQDAANQAMVDVAEARMMGEVGAKESEGLTPQNMAKVDAETNVLSLLQHDQGLKEEAKVMAEVHVLENGRAAESPRGQGRVGQAGQGARGPEVEAAKAVDIRHAEL from the exons ATGGCTAGCTTCCATGTCGCGGACGCGTCGGAGTACCTGGCCATCACCGGCTGGGGCATCGACGGCGTCAAGCTCGCCAAGAAGGCGTGGGTTTTCGTGGGGCAGCAGTGCAAGAAGTTCAACATCTCGCCCGTGAACTACGAGTTCGAGGTGCACGCCATGAGCGCCGAGAAGCTGCCCTTCATACTCTCCGCCGTCTGCGCCATCGGCCCCAAGATCACGGCCACCGGGGCCAAGGAGTCGGACGGGAAGGACCTCGAGACGCAGCTCCTCCTCTACGCCAAGCTCACCGCGCCGCTGGACAGATCGAGGAAGATCCACGTCCAGGAGCTCGTCAAAGGGATCGTCGAGGGCGAGACCCGCGTGCTCGCCGCGGAGCTCACCATGGAGGAGATCGTCAAGGGGAGCAAGGCGTTCAAGGAGAAGGTGTTCAGCAGGGTGCAGCTTGAGCTCAACCAGCTCGGCCTGGTCATCGACAACGCCGACGTGAAGCAGCTGGTGGAGGTGCCGCGGCACGAGTTCTTCTCCTACCTTGGCCAGAAGACGCAGCAGGACGCGGCAAACCAGGCCATGGTGGACGTGGCGGAGGCCCGGATGATGGGAGAGGTGGGAGCCAAGGAGAGCGAGGGGCTGACGCCGCAGAACATGGCAAAGGTGGACGCCGAGACCAATGTGTTGTCCCTGCTGCAGCACGACCAAgggctaa AGGAGGAGGCCAAGGTGATGGCTGAGGTACATGTGCTCGAGAACGGAAGGGCGGCGGAATCGCCACGCGGCCAAGGCCGAGTGGGACAAGCAGGCCAAGGTGCCCGAGGACCCGAGGTCGAGGCGGCCAAGGCCGTCGACATCCGCCATGCAGAGCTCTAG
- the LOC123164004 gene encoding protein FAR1-RELATED SEQUENCE 5, with product MEEATEMEEHANTAHQDSDSNRVVLPSLVPYVGMEFRSSDEAWSYWLSYGGQKGFEVRKRYTNKSSAEGKVTSCKFVCANEGQRAQDKRDHLTECPRAETRTNCEVHMKLKMDRKKGNLKVSELVLEHNHTLHLAETLHLMVSQRKISELQAFEIATADDAGIGPKAAHELASRQVGGPLNLSYTLRDHKNHLRTKRQREMAYGQAGSMLKYFQDKIAENPSFQYALQMDCEEQIATIFWADARMIMDYAHFGDVVSFDTTFGTNKESRPFGVFVGFNHFGAGQRKHEVELYKTNKEEISS from the exons ATGGAGGAAGCAACCGAGATGGAAGAACATGCCAACACAGCCCACCAGGATTCCGATTCCAATAG AGTTGTATTGCCTAGTTTGGTACCTTATGTTGGCATGGAATTTAGAAGCTCAGATGAGGCTTGGTCATATTGGCTTAGCTACGGTGGGCAGAAAGGCTTTGAGGTTAGGAAAAGGTATACTAACAAAAGTTCAGCCGAAGGCAAGGTTACATCATGTAAATTTGTTTGTGCAAATGAGGGTCAGCGAGCACAAGACAAAAGGGATCATTTGACAGAGTGCCCTCGAGCTGAAACTAGAACCAATTGTGAAGTGCACATGAAGCTTAAAATGGACCGGAAGAAGGGAAATCTCAAAGTGTCGGAGCTGGTTTTGGAACACAACCACACACTACACCTAGCAGAAACCTTACACTTAATGGTGTCACAAAGAAAAATTTCAGAGTTACAAGCTTTTGAAATTGCAACAGCAGATGATGCGGGAATTGGGCCAAAAGCCGCACATGAGTTGGCTAGTCGCCAAGTTGGTGGACCACTCAATCTTAGTTATACCCTCCGTGATCACAAGAACCATTTGCGGACCAAGCGCCAACGAGAAATGGCATATGGCCAAGCGGGTAGCATGCTTAAGTATTTTCAAGACAAAATTGCTGAAAACCCATCTTTCCAATATGCATTGCAAATGGACTGTGAAGAACAAATAGCGACCATATTCTGGGCTGATGCTAGAATGATCATGGACTATGCACATTTTGGTGATGTTGTTAGTTTTGACACTACTTTTGGAACAAACAAGGAGAGTAGGCCCTTTGGTGTCTTTGTCGGATTCAATCACTTTGGCGCTGGACAAAGGAAGCACGAAGTGGAACTGTACAAGACAAACAAGGAAGAAATATCGTCTTAA
- the LOC123164006 gene encoding cinnamoyl-CoA reductase 1, whose amino-acid sequence MDPAGAGKATAAAAAVCVTGAGGFIASWLVERLLAGGDYAVHGTVRDPSDPKNKHLRALDGAGERLRLFKADVLDYASVASTVAGCAGVFHVASPCPAAQPTNPEVELLAPAVAGTLNVLRACREAGVRRVVVVSSVGAVFMNPNPPEGPTMDEHCWSNEEYCRATENWYCLSKTLAEREAWAYAEKAGLDVVTVCPPLVFGPLLQPTVNTSSLFLIRYLKCDGVNAMDDRVRNMVDVRDVADALVLAYESPEAAGRYICSAHARKVSEMVSVVRSLHPSLNCANKFVQLVGDEKVFSTEKLQRLGWKFRTLEETLKDSVESYMSAGILS is encoded by the exons ATGGACCCGGCCGGCGCggggaaggcgacggcggcggcggcggctgtgtgcGTGACGGGCGCGGGAGGCTTCATCGCCTCGTGGCTCGTGGAGCGCCTTCTCGCCGGAGGAGACTACGCGGTGCATGGCACCGTCCGTGATCCCA GCGACCCCAAGAATAAACACCTGAGggcgctggacggcgccggcgagcggctgCGCCTGTTCAAGGCCGACGTGCTGGACTACGCGAGCGTGGCGTCCACCGTGGCCGGCTGTGCCGGCGTCTTCCACGTCGCCAGCCCCTGCCCCGCCGCCCAACCCACGAACCCCGAG GTGGAGCTGCTTGCCCCGGCGGTGGCCGGCACGCTGAACGTGCTCCGGGCCTGCCGGGAGGCCGGCGTCCGCCGCGTCGTGGTGGTGTCGTCGGTCGGCGCGGTCTTCATGAACCCCAACCCCCCCGAGGGCCCCACCATGGACGAACACTGCTGGTCGAACGAGGAGTACTGCAGAGCCACCGAG AACTGGTACTGCCTCTCCAAGACGCTGGCCGAGCGCGAGGCCTGGGCTTACGCAGAGAAGGCCGGGCTGGACGTGGTGACCGTGTGCCCGCCGCTGGTGTTCGGGCCTCTGCTGCAGCCCACGGTGAACACCAGCAGCCTGTTCCTCATCAGATACCTGAAAT GCGACGGCGTGAACGCCATGGACGACAGGGTGAGGAACATGGTGGACGTCAGGGACGTCGCCGACGCCCTTGTGCTGGCGTACGAGAGCCCGGAGGCGGCCGGCCGGTACATCTGCAGTGCGCACGCCAGGAAGGTGTCCGAAATGGTTTCCGTCGTCAGGAGCCTGCATCCGAGCCTGAACTGCGCAAACAA GTTCGTTCAGCTGGTGGGAGATGAGAAAGTGTTCAGCACCGAGAAGCTGCAGAGGCTGGGGTGGAAGTTCAGGACGCTGGAGGAGACGCTCAAGGACAGCGTCGAGTCCTACATGTCTGCAGGCATACTCAGCTGA